From the Arthrobacter sp. PM3 genome, one window contains:
- a CDS encoding HNH endonuclease signature motif containing protein — GGAGTGNAGVAGAGGCGGVPSPRAQVLVTVPVMALLGVTEEPAMLDGYGPVPPSMARRLVADGANSFHRVLVDPRDGAPLEIGRTSYRVTKAMRQWLRLRDGKCPFPGCNNPSLDNEADHLLAWADGGGTGVANLAQPCPKHHRLKHNSTWTPAAATREHPPGWTSPAGRHYASEHPDWEPPRWPENLLCADPFPDPGPDPDAALPPDPFPEWHHYPAEARSGGGGYLAQAS, encoded by the coding sequence AGGCGGCGCCGGCACCGGAAACGCGGGAGTCGCCGGTGCGGGCGGGTGCGGGGGTGTTCCGTCGCCGCGGGCGCAGGTCCTGGTCACGGTCCCGGTGATGGCTTTGCTCGGGGTCACGGAGGAACCGGCCATGCTGGACGGGTACGGGCCGGTCCCGCCCTCGATGGCCCGCCGGCTGGTCGCCGACGGCGCCAATTCGTTCCACCGGGTCCTGGTCGACCCCCGCGACGGGGCGCCGCTGGAGATCGGGCGTACCAGTTACCGGGTCACGAAGGCGATGCGGCAGTGGCTGCGGCTGCGCGACGGCAAGTGCCCGTTCCCGGGCTGTAATAACCCGTCGTTGGATAACGAGGCCGATCACCTGCTGGCCTGGGCCGACGGCGGCGGGACCGGGGTGGCGAATCTGGCCCAGCCCTGCCCGAAACACCACCGGCTCAAACACAACTCCACCTGGACACCCGCCGCCGCCACCAGGGAGCACCCGCCGGGCTGGACCTCACCGGCCGGACGCCACTACGCCAGCGAACACCCCGACTGGGAACCACCCCGCTGGCCCGAAAATCTCCTGTGCGCAGATCCATTCCCGGACCCCGGCCCGGACCCCGACGCCGCCCTGCCCCCGGACCCCTTCCCCGAATGGCACCACTACCCTGCCGAGGCCCGCAGTGGCGGTGGTGGTTACTTGGCGCAGGCGTCCTGA
- the gndA gene encoding NADP-dependent phosphogluconate dehydrogenase: MSAHIGVTGLAVMGANLARNLARNGFTVALHNRSVEKTDALLAKHGDEGDFVRTETLQELVDSLEKPRRVLIMVKAGKPVDSVIEQLEPLLEPGDIIIDAGNSHYEDTRRREAALAKKDLHFVGVGVSGGEEGALNGPSIMPGGSKESYKALGPLLEKISAKVDGEPCCAWIGTDGAGHFVKMVHNGIEYADMQVIGEAFDLLRSGAGIEPADQAKIFEEWNKGELSSFLIEISAEVLGHVDAKTGKPFVDVVVDAAGQKGTGRWTVISALELGSPVSGIAESVFARALSSQSAQRKLGQELLAGEEIAVEVPDSFVEDVRQALYASKLVSYAQGLDMLTSAAKEYGWDLKLDEIASLWRAGCIIRAELLKDITKAYAADEKPANLLFAPAFTKAIGEALPAWRRVVATAVQLGIPVPVFSSSLAYYDGLRRERVAAALIQGQRDLFGAHTYGRVDAEGTFHTLWGEDKSEIAAVDTH; this comes from the coding sequence ATGTCAGCACACATCGGTGTCACCGGCCTTGCCGTGATGGGGGCCAACCTCGCACGCAACCTGGCCCGGAACGGCTTCACTGTCGCCTTGCACAACCGGTCCGTGGAAAAGACAGACGCCCTGCTCGCCAAGCACGGTGACGAGGGCGACTTCGTCCGCACCGAGACGCTGCAGGAGCTCGTTGATTCGCTGGAGAAGCCGCGCCGCGTCCTGATCATGGTCAAGGCCGGCAAGCCGGTGGACTCCGTGATCGAGCAGCTCGAGCCGCTGCTGGAGCCCGGCGACATCATCATCGACGCCGGCAACTCGCACTACGAGGACACCCGCCGCCGCGAAGCCGCCCTGGCCAAGAAGGACCTGCACTTCGTGGGCGTCGGCGTCTCCGGCGGTGAAGAAGGCGCCCTGAACGGCCCGTCCATCATGCCCGGTGGCTCCAAGGAGTCCTACAAGGCCCTCGGCCCGCTGCTGGAGAAGATCTCGGCGAAGGTCGACGGCGAACCGTGTTGCGCCTGGATCGGCACCGACGGCGCCGGCCACTTCGTGAAGATGGTCCACAACGGGATCGAATACGCCGACATGCAGGTCATCGGCGAGGCCTTCGACCTCCTGCGCTCCGGCGCCGGAATCGAGCCGGCCGACCAGGCCAAGATCTTCGAAGAGTGGAACAAGGGCGAGCTGTCCTCGTTCCTGATTGAAATTTCCGCCGAGGTCCTCGGCCACGTGGACGCCAAGACCGGCAAGCCGTTCGTCGACGTCGTGGTGGACGCCGCAGGCCAGAAGGGCACCGGCCGCTGGACGGTTATCTCCGCACTCGAACTCGGTTCGCCGGTCTCGGGCATCGCCGAATCCGTGTTCGCCCGCGCCCTGTCCTCCCAGTCCGCCCAGCGCAAGCTCGGCCAGGAACTGCTGGCCGGCGAGGAAATCGCCGTCGAGGTCCCGGACAGCTTCGTCGAGGACGTCCGCCAGGCCCTCTACGCCTCCAAGCTGGTCTCCTACGCCCAGGGGCTGGACATGCTCACTTCCGCGGCCAAGGAATACGGCTGGGACCTGAAGCTGGACGAGATCGCCTCCCTCTGGCGTGCCGGCTGCATCATCCGGGCCGAACTGCTCAAGGACATCACCAAGGCGTACGCCGCCGACGAGAAGCCGGCCAACCTGCTGTTTGCCCCGGCCTTCACCAAGGCGATCGGCGAGGCACTTCCGGCCTGGCGCCGCGTCGTCGCGACGGCTGTCCAGCTCGGCATCCCGGTGCCGGTGTTCTCTTCCTCGCTGGCCTACTACGACGGCCTGCGCCGCGAGCGTGTCGCCGCTGCCCTGATCCAGGGCCAGCGCGACCTCTTCGGCGCGCACACCTACGGCCGCGTTGACGCCGAAGGCACGTTCCACACCCTCTGGGGCGAGGACAAGTCCGAGATCGCGGCAGTCGACACCCACTAG
- a CDS encoding L-idonate 5-dehydrogenase has protein sequence MTGATILPAVVPVAGPAVVAHGAGDLRIEQVPVPVPGPDEAVVEVAFGGICGSDLHYWLHGAAGESVLKAPMVLGHEIVGTVVRAAADGTGPAAGTPVAVHPATPGDGPGRFPAERPNLSPGCTYLGSAARFPHTDGAFSRYAVLPARMLRALPAGLELRRAALAEPTAVAWHAVGRAGDVAGKTVLVIGSGPIGALAVAVLKRAGAARIVAVDMHEKPLEIARAVGADDLLHGTDTAAIEAVEADVVIESSGSHHGLASAVRGAVRGGKVIMVGLLPTGPQPVLISLAITRELDLIGSFRFNDEIDHVITALADGTLAADPVITHTYRLEDGLAAFATARDAATSGKVLLDFRPKPE, from the coding sequence ATGACGGGCGCAACAATTCTTCCGGCGGTGGTGCCGGTGGCGGGGCCGGCGGTGGTGGCCCATGGGGCGGGGGATCTGCGGATCGAACAGGTCCCGGTGCCGGTCCCGGGCCCGGACGAGGCGGTGGTGGAGGTCGCGTTCGGCGGGATCTGCGGGTCGGACCTGCATTACTGGCTGCACGGGGCGGCGGGGGAGTCGGTGCTGAAGGCGCCGATGGTGCTCGGGCATGAGATTGTCGGGACCGTGGTGCGGGCCGCGGCGGACGGGACCGGCCCCGCGGCGGGCACGCCGGTCGCGGTGCACCCGGCCACCCCCGGGGACGGGCCGGGGCGGTTCCCGGCGGAGCGGCCGAACCTGTCCCCGGGGTGTACGTATCTGGGGTCCGCGGCCCGGTTCCCGCACACGGACGGGGCGTTCAGCCGGTACGCGGTGCTCCCTGCCCGGATGCTCCGGGCCCTGCCCGCCGGGCTGGAGCTGCGGAGGGCGGCGCTGGCCGAGCCGACGGCCGTGGCCTGGCACGCGGTCGGCCGGGCCGGGGACGTGGCCGGGAAGACGGTGCTGGTGATCGGGTCCGGGCCGATCGGGGCGCTGGCCGTGGCCGTGCTGAAACGTGCCGGCGCGGCCCGGATCGTGGCGGTGGACATGCACGAGAAGCCGCTGGAGATCGCCCGGGCCGTGGGCGCGGACGATCTCCTGCACGGGACGGACACCGCGGCGATCGAGGCGGTCGAGGCCGACGTCGTGATCGAGTCCTCCGGCAGCCACCACGGCCTGGCCTCCGCGGTCCGCGGCGCGGTGCGCGGCGGGAAGGTCATCATGGTCGGGCTGCTGCCCACCGGCCCGCAGCCGGTCCTGATCTCCCTGGCCATCACCCGGGAACTGGACCTGATCGGCTCGTTCCGGTTCAACGACGAAATCGATCACGTCATCACCGCCCTCGCCGACGGCACCCTCGCCGCGGACCCCGTCATCACCCACACCTACCGGCTCGAGGACGGCCTGGCGGCCTTCGCCACCGCCCGCGACGCCGCCACCTCCGGAAAAGTCCTGCTCGACTTCCGGCCCAAGCCGGAGTGA
- a CDS encoding FadR/GntR family transcriptional regulator, producing MSTSLHHRAIEHLGTKIVAGELPPGHVMLAEHLEDELKVSRSVVREAVRVLQSLGLVETIKRVGIRVLPPSRWNPFDPLVIRWRLAGEGRGAQLRSLAELRTAVEPVAAELAAANAPEELRQELVTVSHDMRDAGRAGDVPRFLELDILFHSLLLSGSGNEMFANMVGQVTETLTGRTAHGLMPDHPRETALQWHVDVAEAIAAGDAPAAREASNRIMRETISEMEPNWKNQPRVFVPVQRS from the coding sequence ATGTCAACCAGTCTCCACCATCGTGCCATTGAGCACCTCGGGACAAAGATTGTGGCCGGCGAGCTTCCGCCCGGACATGTCATGCTCGCCGAGCACCTCGAGGACGAACTCAAGGTTTCCCGCTCAGTGGTCCGGGAGGCCGTCCGGGTCCTCCAGTCCCTGGGCCTGGTCGAGACCATCAAGCGCGTCGGCATCCGGGTGCTGCCGCCCAGCCGGTGGAACCCCTTCGACCCGCTTGTGATCCGCTGGCGCCTGGCCGGTGAGGGCCGCGGCGCGCAGCTGCGGTCCCTGGCCGAGCTGCGCACCGCCGTCGAACCGGTCGCCGCGGAACTCGCGGCCGCCAACGCCCCCGAGGAACTCCGCCAGGAGCTCGTGACGGTCTCGCATGACATGCGGGACGCCGGGCGCGCCGGCGATGTCCCCCGGTTCCTGGAGCTGGACATCCTGTTCCACTCCCTGCTGCTCTCCGGCTCCGGCAACGAGATGTTCGCCAACATGGTGGGCCAGGTGACCGAAACCCTGACCGGCCGCACCGCCCACGGCCTGATGCCGGACCACCCGCGGGAGACGGCGCTGCAGTGGCACGTGGACGTCGCCGAGGCCATCGCCGCCGGGGACGCCCCCGCCGCGCGCGAGGCCTCGAACCGGATCATGCGGGAGACCATCTCGGAGATGGAGCCGAACTGGAAAAACCAGCCGCGGGTGTTCGTCCCGGTCCAGCGGTCCTAG